The Impatiens glandulifera chromosome 8, dImpGla2.1, whole genome shotgun sequence genome includes a window with the following:
- the LOC124912706 gene encoding E3 ubiquitin-protein ligase BOI-like — MTINGHLPALFNSQFADSSRHGNGDQGSVEQFRSQHLSGIPVVEAMMCQPMSMPMDSTMMCQPMSMPMGVQHNMPMGVQHNLTDQFNRKRTRGLSFDQSGNYCFADLPATDGDKISSLIRQQQMETNSLVNEHTKKLKMDLMGRQSQHAKQLLASVSEGYLGKMKEQSDEIWRKGRDIWFLEQKIQKLMEDNKLLMNSAMTSEANANSLQEKLDQLQDYYNSNQHLLAVVNEEEVESRCNSNYHIVEFVGENEGGSDGFVPKKYKCKTCGDMEASVLLLPCRHLCLCSSCGNNMLRTCPVCEIKIDTTIRVNML, encoded by the exons ATGACTATTAATGGTCATCTCCCGGCACTCTTCAATTCGCAATTCGCCGATAGCAG TCGACATGGAAATGGCGACCAAGGAAGTGTGGAACAATTTAGATCTCAACATTTGTCTGGAATCCCGGTCGTTGAAGCTATGATGTGTCAACCTATGTCAATGCCGATGGACTCAACTATGATGTGTCAGCCTATGTCAATGCCGATGGGAGTCCAGCACAACATGCCGATGGGAGTCCAACACAACCTAACCGACCAGTTTAATAGAAAACGTACTAGGGGTCTCTCTTTTGATCAATCGGGTAATTATTGTTTTGCGGATTTACCTGCTACCGACGGAGATAAAATCTCGTCGTTGATCCGACAACAACAAATGGAAACCAACTCCTTAGTTAATGAACAT ACCAAGAAATTAAAAATGGACCTCATGGGGCGTCAATctcaacatgcaaagcagttgTTAGCTTCGGTTAGTGAAGGATATTTGgggaaaatgaaagaacaaagcgACGAGATCTGGAGAAAAGGAAGGGACATCTGGTTCCTTgaacaaaaaatacaaaaattgatGGAGGATAACAAATTGTTGATGAACTCAGCTATGACTAGTGAAGCGAATGCCAATTCTCTACAAGAAAAATTGGACCAACTTCAAGATTATTATAATTCCAACCAACATTTGTTGGCAGTTGTTAATGAAGAGGAGGTGGAATCCCGATGTAATAGCAATTATCATATTGTAGAGTTCGTCGGTGAGAATGAGGGTGGCAGCGACGGTTTTGTGCCCAAGAAATACAAATGTAAGACATGCGGAGATATGGAGGCGTCTGTCTTGCTACTACCGTGTAGACATCTTTGTCTTTGCTCATCTTGCGGTAACAATATGCTCCGCACTTGCCCCGTGTGTGAAATTAAGATTGACACAACTATCCGTGTCAATATGTTATGa